In one window of Nesterenkonia sandarakina DNA:
- a CDS encoding O-methyltransferase, whose amino-acid sequence MGTTPDDFAAVDTYLIEKLVPEDAALAETRRSSAETVTPGIDVTPNMGAFLGLLVQITGATRVLEFGTLAGYSSIWMARAMDDDGAVVTLDIDPAAAQVARRNFHAAGVADRVQLRIGPALDSAKALIAEGAGPFDLVFIDADKANNPHYLEASLTLSHPGTVIVIDNVVRSGAVLEDESADPDIHGIRTLMTHIQADQRLSATALQTVGLKGWDGFLLARVN is encoded by the coding sequence ATGGGCACAACACCGGATGACTTCGCCGCCGTCGACACCTACCTGATCGAGAAGCTGGTGCCTGAGGACGCCGCGCTCGCGGAGACCCGGCGCAGCTCCGCGGAGACCGTCACCCCGGGGATCGACGTCACCCCGAACATGGGCGCCTTCCTGGGGCTGTTGGTGCAGATCACCGGCGCCACGAGGGTGCTGGAGTTCGGCACCCTGGCCGGGTATTCCAGCATCTGGATGGCACGCGCCATGGACGACGACGGCGCCGTGGTCACCTTGGACATCGACCCGGCGGCAGCCCAGGTGGCCCGCCGGAACTTCCACGCCGCTGGCGTCGCCGATCGGGTGCAGCTGCGCATCGGCCCGGCACTGGACTCCGCGAAGGCGCTGATCGCAGAGGGCGCGGGGCCCTTCGATCTGGTCTTCATCGACGCGGACAAGGCGAACAACCCGCACTACCTTGAGGCCTCCCTGACCCTGTCCCACCCGGGCACGGTGATCGTCATCGACAACGTGGTCCGTTCCGGCGCAGTGCTCGAAGACGAGAGTGCAGACCCGGACATCCACGGCATTCGCACCCTGATGACCCACATCCAGGCCGATCAGCGGCTCAGCGCCACCGCGCTGCAGACCGTGGGGCTCAAGGGCTGGGACGGGTTTCTGCTGGCCAGGGTGAACTGA